CGGGCATTTCGTTCTGCGCCAGCCAGGCCACTGATTCCCGGATACTTCCGATCGTCCTGACAACTTCCACGGACGCACTGGTTTGTTTGAGAAGGCGCATTAATTGATCTGCTGCCGGCTTTTCATCTTCAATGATTAATACGTTCATGCCGACGTCCTCAACAGCGGAAGTTTCACGGTAAAAAACTGCTGTTCATTCAGAATTTCAATTTTACGATTCATGATTAATTCAAAACGTTCACTCAACAATTTCAATCCGATTCGAGACGATGGTTTTTTGTTCAATCTTTCCTGAACTGGGTTTCGCACGATCATGGTGTCGCTGGTTAATTCAAAATCAACGCTTAATGGACGACGCTCGGAAAGTTCATTATGTTTTACTGCGTTCTCGAGTAAAATTTGTAATGAAATCGGAGGAATGAGTAAATCGTCCTGCGAGTCTGTATCGGGAAGGTGTATCATTATGCTTTCACCGAAACGGATCTTCATCATTGCGTAATAATGATTCAGAAACACCAGCTCGTCTCTAAGAAAAACCATCTCTTTATCTTTGTTCAACAAAATATACCGATACACATCGGCCAGGCTTTCGTTAAAAAGCATCGCCTTCTTCGGCTCATGTTCGATCAAATACGAAAGAGTATTCAGTGAATTGAACATGAAGTGCGGATCAATTTGCGTTTTTAATGCCTCAAGTTCCGCTTCCGCTTTTGCGCGTTGAAGTTTTTCAAATGTGACGCGATCGCTTTCACGTTGCTGAATCAGGTACACCGTTTCATACACATGCGTAATGAAAATCACGCAAATAACGCACATCAGCGTCACAAGCTCGATTACATTCCACTGCACGTCCACTCCCGATAAAGCATACCATCCGAGTAACATTCCAACAGTTAACGGGGCTGTGTAAAACACGTTTGCAAACAAAAGCAGGATCAGTTTACGAACAGGATGGTTGAACCAATCGTAGTAGCGGCGTTGTTGCAAAAGAAAATAGCGATTACCGTGCCATATCAAAAAAGAAATAAGAATGAAATATATATATCCCCACCAATGCGCCGCATGACTCCACGGCAAATGTCCAAACAATCCCGTCAAATGGGGAATGATGATCCCAAATAACGGAATACCGATCAGCCTGATTTTGCCGTCTTTCAAGTCTGATGAAATTTGAACGAAAAATTCAGTATTAGATTTTCCTGCTTCAGCGGCCATAATTCTGGTTTGAGTAAACTAACTTTTGACAAACTATGAAATAGTCGTTTAAATTAAAGCTGTATTCGGAAAATAACAACTTTTGTTTTGTTCAGGAGCTAATTATGCGCATTATAATTGCATTGAGTTTGCTGTTATCGGGTTTCTGGGGATTATCGGCCCAGGAAAAAAAATACGAAATGAAAACGTATTATTTTGTCATGCTGAAAAAAGGTACTCATCGTGACCAGGATACAACGACCGTCAAAGAATTACAAAAAGGACACATGGCCAATATTCAAAAAATGGCCGATATGGGTAAACTGGCTATTGCCGGACCGTTTTTAGATGATGGCGACTGGCGAGGAATTTTCATTTTTGATGTTTCATCGAAAGAAGAA
This genomic window from bacterium contains:
- a CDS encoding sensor histidine kinase, with product MAAEAGKSNTEFFVQISSDLKDGKIRLIGIPLFGIIIPHLTGLFGHLPWSHAAHWWGYIYFILISFLIWHGNRYFLLQQRRYYDWFNHPVRKLILLLFANVFYTAPLTVGMLLGWYALSGVDVQWNVIELVTLMCVICVIFITHVYETVYLIQQRESDRVTFEKLQRAKAEAELEALKTQIDPHFMFNSLNTLSYLIEHEPKKAMLFNESLADVYRYILLNKDKEMVFLRDELVFLNHYYAMMKIRFGESIMIHLPDTDSQDDLLIPPISLQILLENAVKHNELSERRPLSVDFELTSDTMIVRNPVQERLNKKPSSRIGLKLLSERFELIMNRKIEILNEQQFFTVKLPLLRTSA
- a CDS encoding YciI family protein, producing the protein MRIIIALSLLLSGFWGLSAQEKKYEMKTYYFVMLKKGTHRDQDTTTVKELQKGHMANIQKMADMGKLAIAGPFLDDGDWRGIFIFDVSSKEEVEKLLANDPAIAAGRLAYEIHPWFSARGSKLP